CAGGTATTTATCCTTTGATCCTTTTTGAATTTTTTGATAGATCCCTGGCTTGACTTCCACATAATCAATGCCTTTTTTCGATTGAGGTGATATGACATTGATACCACCGTCTTTATTTGCTTTTACGACCATATCAAAATCAGCAATGATATAGGCTACTTTCCCTAAGGTAGAAACGGGTTGCCTTGCCATTCGATAGCGCCCAGCTACTTTTTGGTCAGTTGAACTCTTTTTCAATGGTAAATCAGTAGTTATGGTTTCTTTTCCTACTAAAAGTGTATTTAACTCGTTTCGAATCCCTGTTGCCTCATTATTAAGATTCATTAATAGGATATAGCCCAGTCCATCTTCTGGAACCAAATTCAGTTGTGAAGAAAAGCCTCCTGAGTTTCCAGCATGTCCAATAATACGCTTACCACTTACTTCCTCTTCCCAAAAACCATGGGCATTGCCTAGTGCGCCTGGTACTATTCCATAAGAATGGGTCTGCATCTGTGTTAACGTTTCCCCTTGCTCAAAGAAATTGTAAGGCGCTTTTCCATCATTATTTAATAGAGCCAACATAAAATGCGTCATATCTGTTGCTGTCGATTGTAGTGAACCCGCTGGAAAATCGTTCGTCAGATCAACAGTCATTTTTTCAAATCCTGAACCATCATATAAATAACCTGAACTTTTATTGTCCTTTATTATAGGCTGATCATCGTAAATCATGGAAAACGTTGAATAGTTCATTTGAAGCGGTTTTAGTACAGTTTGATTCATATACTCCATGTACTCTTGACCTGTCACTTGTTCAATAATATAGCCAGCCAAGTTTGCACCATAATTCGAATAAGAGGTTACTGTTCCCGGTTCATAGACTTGTTTTGGTTGATTTTCTTTAGTAAGGGTTTCTTTTAATGGTTTTAATTGATTCTCATTTTTTATGTCCATACCTTCGATTTTTTCTTCAAAACCTGCTGTGTGATTCATCAAATCCAAGATAGTTATTTTTTTGTCAAAGGCTAGGTTCAGCGTTCCTTTTGGCAAGTAATCTTGAATATCTGCATCTAGCTTAACTTTCCCTTCTTCTGCTAATTTCATTAGCATACTCCAAGTAAAAAGTTTCGTCACAGATGCTGTTTCAAAAACTGTTTTATCTCCAGTTACAGGTGTTTTTTTCTCAATATCTGAGACCCCGTAGCCTTTGGTTAAGATAACTTTCCCGTCTTTGACGATTCCGATTGACGCGCCGGGAATTTCTTTACCGATGTATTTCTCCATAATTTGATCCACTTGTTTTTCAATTGTTTCATTTGCACTTGCATCTTTTTGATCTTCTTGTGCATATACGACTAAACCTGATTGTAAAAATAACACTAACATGCCGATAACGGTCACTAATTTTTTCATTTTTCCACCTCTATAATTTTCATTATTTAATCTTTTCCCTGTTCAAAATCGCTAACTAGAGTGCCTCTGTATTCAAATAATTTATTAAGTCGCATCTAGACAAAATTGTAAATACTTCATAATAAATATTCGCAGCCATATCATGTTCGAAGTAGTACGCGACGCCTTCTTTTGAGTAGCCTAAGTAAATCAAAAAATGACTGATTTCTACTTCACTAGTTAAGATACTGTTTTTTTCAAAAGCGGATGACAAATTCTGTTCACTTAAAGTGATATCTGAATACCTTTCACTGATATACTTGATAACTTTTGCAGAATCTATTTTGTGATTATCCATATAAAAAAACATTGTTGACATTATACTCATACCTTACCTGTTATTTAAGGTTTTTATCTTCCGATTTTTTTAGGATAGCCTTAGAAACCATTCAAAACTGTTTCCACCATTTTTTTAGAATTCCTTTCTCTTGATGACTGTTATGCTAATAATCGTTGAGCAAATAATAAGCACACTATTTGCCACTATATATGGAACTAGTGCTTTACCAGAAAGTTCATAAAATGCCATAGATTGCGCAAGACTGACAAAATCAAAATATTTCATCCAATCCCAGCCTACGTTTAGCCTGATTATTGGAATGAACAATGGACATAACACTATAAAAACAGTTGCAATCACATTACTTGTAGTAATGATCAATATAATATTAGCTATACTAAAAATAAAACTCACGCCAAGTGCTAAACAAAAACCTGCAACAAACATATCGTTGATTAAGGCTCCGATATTGATGTTTGTCATATCATAGTTGAAGTAAGAGAGAATAAAGATCGATCCAAAGTAAATTGCTGTACCAAGTGTAACCATTAACAATTGCACACTATTTTTAGCTAAACAAAATGTGGTACGACTAACACCAGAAGTTAACGTATTTTTGTAACATTTCTGAGAAAATTCGTACCCCGAACTCATAATGAAAAAAACGATAAACAAATAAATTAAAAACGGATACGTAGCGAGTGCTCCTTGAAAGGCAATTTTTGCGTTCCATGCCTTATCTTTTATTTCTACTACCCAATTATATGTTGCTTCATTTGGACCAATTGCTGGAAAAAAATGAACACTAAGGACTACGCCGGCCATTCCCACAATTGCTACTACAATAAGATAAAAGCTTTTTGATTGAAATAATCGATACAGATCTGCTTTAATTAAACGCAACATTAGATTTTCTCCTCCATATTACGTACGAGATTTGTATAGTAACTTTCTAGACTATTTTCTTTTTTGCCTATGAAATCTACCATAACACCATTTACTACGAGCAATAAGTTAATTTCTCTAACCAGTAAATCGTTAGAAAAAATATGAATTTCATCTTCTTGAACCACTTCAAATTGGTCACCGATTCGTTCTTTCAGTACCACAGCAGCTTTATTGACATCCGCTACTTTTACAACAATCACTTCTGTATTAGAAGCATCGAATTTTTCTTTTGCTATTTCTTGTATTATTTGCCCATTATGAATAAAACCAAACCGAGTTGATACATGGTAAAGTTCCGTTAAAATATGACTTGAAATTAAAATGGTTGTATTTTTTTCACGATTGGTGCGCTCAATAATCTCCCTAAATTCAATGATTGCAATTGGATCTAAGCCGTTTATTGGTTCATCCAAAATCAGAAAATCTGGATTGTTGACTAAGGCCATTGCAATGCCTAAACGTTGTTTCATTCCTAAAGAAAAGTGTTTAAATTTTTTCTTATTTGTGTCAGCTAAATTCACAAAAGCTAACATTTCTTCAATAATGGTTAAATCATGAATCCCTTTTTGAATACAGATGATTTTCATGTTTTCGTAGGCTGTTAAATTATTGAATGCAGCAGGTTCTTCAATTACTGAGCCAATCCGTTGTAATACGGTGCTATATTCTTTTGAGTGCTTAGTTTTACCTAAAAGTATAATTTCACCAGATGTTTGTTCAGATAAACCCGCAATCAGTTTCATGATCGTCGTTTTGCCCGAACCGTTTCTTCCAATCAGGCCATAGATGTCTCCTTTTTTGACCTCTAGCGAGACACTGTTAAGCACTTCTTCTTTACCAAAATTTTTTCTCACATTTTTTAACGCCAATACTGTTTCACTCATCATTGTTCTCTCCGTTTCATTCAACATCTTAACTATATCAAGCATCTCTTAATTGATCTCTTAACCATTTATTAACTATTTCTTAAATCAAAAAAAGCCTGAAACAAAACTAAAAAATCAGTTTTATTTCGGGCTTTAGATCCGATTAAAAAGTGCTGAAAAAGCAACTTTTTCAGAAACAACTACTTTATCTTAGCTTCCTGCTTGCTCTCGTTAATCCTTTAAATTCTTGTTTAACCTGATAAAGTAAAAATAACAAAAATACCACGTTAACAAATAAGAATGGTACCATAAAATCTTGCAGTAGTAAACTTACCACGATCCAGCCAGCAAAATACAAAACACTTTTACTGATAAAAGGTCGATAATTGTGCTCTTTTTTGGTATAAAAAATCATATTAATAAGAGTCCCACCTAAAAAGCAAAGCAAACTGACCGCCAAACATAAGCTAAAAAAGAGTGGTTGGATATCATTGTCTACATAATTTTCATATAAAACGATCGACAGTCCTAGACCAACAAAAATAAAATAATGAGAGTGAATCAAGACCAACCCAGCCGTAGCCTTCTGCCTATCCATACCTGATTTGTAGATCGTATTGTAAAAAAGAAACAGTACAATAACCACTAAAAAGAAAAATACGCTGCCAATACTTATCTTATTAAAAACAATCGTACTTGCCACAGCTATTACTGCTTCACCAAACAACAGCAACGTAAATAAATTATAGCGCTCTGTCAAATGACCAAAATTCGTTGGAAAATCTTCCAACCCTTTTTTCATAACAATCGGGAAAAAAGCTGTAATAAGAATTGAAACAGCATAGACTGCAAAGCGAATAGCATAGGTGCCCCAAGGCAAAATCGTACTAAATCCAATCAATCCGCTAGCGCATAAAATCATGGTCAACTGGTAACATAATTTTTTGACGACGGTGTCCTCAGTACTTTTCATTTTCAAATAATACTGTAACGCAATGCTGAAAAATAAAATTGAGGTGGCCCCTACAAAAGTAAAATGTGTTTTTTCAAAGTCGACGTTGATCGCTTGTGCCAGGATCATTACCCAAAACATATCAAAGAATAAAAAGAGTGCACTTGTTTTGTTTTTAATAGAAAAGCGATTGGCAAAAACCGTTTGATACGTCCAAATCGTCCAAAAAACCAGCGTCAGCATTAGAAATTCACCCAGACTTTTGAAAGACAGCATCTGATTTGTATCGACAAACAAGATTGATGCAATACGACTAATCGCATAGGCAAAAATCAGATCGTAAAACAGTTCGAACTCGGAAACCTCTTTCTTTAGTACCTGCATTCTATCACTTCCATTCTGATTGATGAGTTATTTTAGTTTCTTTTTTTATTATAGTCTCGACTAGCTAGTTAATACAAAAATAGTGTCCTTTTTTATCCTTTTCGTCATTAAAAAGAGCCTGGGACATAACTTTTCAAGTTATGCCTCAGACTCTTTTTATCCGAATAAACGGTGGAAGCAGAAGCAATCCCTTCGGAAATAAGCTGAAATTCACAAAAATTTGAAGAGCAATTTTCGTGAATTCCTTCTTATTTCTCGGGATTAGACGCTTCTGTCCCAACCTCTTCTATAGCTATTTTACTATTCAACGATTTCTACGCCTAGTGTTTGTTTAAAATGATTTAATGCCCATTCATGGCCGATTGGATCAAAGCTAGCCACTGCATTCTTATGGATAATGATTTGATAGCCTAAATTATAAGCATCCACTGCCGTATGCAACACACAGATATCTGTACAAACACCAACTAAATGAAGCTCTGTAATGCCTCTTTCTCGCAGTCGAACATCTAGATCCGTTCCGCTAAAAGCAGAGTAATGACGCTTATCGATCCAATAAACTGTTTCCTGTTCTCGCGTTTGCTCATATACATCAGCAAGCTTTCCATAAAGTTTACGGCCGTTCGTGCCAGCAATATTATGAGCTGGAAATAGAGCATTCTCCGGATGATATGGATCATTTTGTTCATGACGATCAATAGCATAAACCACAAAATCATTATTTTCATTAAATGTTGCTGTCACGGTTAAAATGGCTTGCTCGATGGCTTGACCTGCACTGCCTGTCGTCAAGGTACCATTTGTTGCAACAAAATCATTGGTGTAATCAATTGAAATCAACGCTTTCATTCTAGAGCCTCCAATTTAAAAATCTGATTGTTTAAACAAGATGCTCCACAAAATTAATCACCATTTTTGCAGATTTTTCTCCTGCTTCTTCAATAAATTCATCAAATGTCTGAGATGCTTCGTGATCAGCTGTATCACTGATTGCTCTAACAACAAGAAACGGAATATTGAATTGCGCTGCCGCTTGAGCAATTGCCGCACCTTCCATCTCACAAGCTAATGCTTCTGGAAAGTCTGTAATGATGTCCTTGACTTTTTCCTTGTCATTCACAAACGAATCCCCTGTTACGATTAATCCATGATGAATCGACATCCCAGTACTTTCGGCAGCTTTTTTCATTTCTAATTTTAAATAATCGCTTGATTCATAATATAATGGCATACCTGGTAATTGTCCTGGTTTATAGCCAAATCCTGTAACATCTACATCGAAATAGGCTAATTTATCTGCGATCACTAAATCGCCTACAGCAAGACCTTTTCCAATACCACCTGCAGAGCCTGTGTTGATCACCATATTGACGCCATATTGATGAATCAATAACGTTGTTGTTACAGCAGATAGCACCTTGCCAATCCCAGAACGGACAACGATCACTTCATGACGTCCTAGAGAACCTGAAATGAATAGAGCGCCGGCTCTTTCCCAAGACCTAGTATCTGATAATGTTTCTTTTAAAATTTTTACTTCTTGATCCATAGCACCGATAATTCCAATTTTCATCGTGATTTCCTCTTCTCTATAAATTCAATACTATAAATATTACAATAGCCAACAAAATTGCCATAACAATAATCGCTTTGGTCAGTGTATTGCTGCGTTCACGAATTTTTGTTTGCTCATTTGAGCGTGATTTAGTGATCTCTTTTTGTTTTTTATGTTCTTTGCGGTAGAAATTAGATATTTCTTTTTCTTTTTTACGGTACTCTTTATCAGCTTCTTTTTGTTCTTGTTCATATATTTTTTGTGCTTCTTTATCAGCTTCTTCTTTGCGTCTCCGTAATTCCGTCCGAGTAACCAGCGGACCTTTGCTCATCGTTTATCCTCCTTCAGCAGCTTTTTTAGTTGCTGTAATTCCCAATATTGTACGGCAAAAATCGTTTTTGCATCACAAATCAGGCCAGTAGCAATTTCTGCTTTTGCTTCTTCTAATGTCAATGTATATAATTCTAAAACTTCGTCATCATCTTGAGGACGGGGATTGGGAACTTTTTCTAGATCTTCAGCAAGATAAATGTGAAGGAGTTCATTTGCAAAACCAGGCGATACATACATAGAAGTTACAAAGGTCAGCTGATTCGCACGATAACCAGTTTCTTCTTCTAATTCTCTTTCAGCAGTTTCTTTTGGGTAATCATGTTCGCCAGGATCGATTTTCCCTGCTGGGATTTCCAAAAGGACTTTCTCCATGGGTTTTCTAAATTGTTTTACCATGATCAATTTATTATCAGCTGTAATCGGAATAACCGCAACTGCTCCTGGGTGAAAAACTAATTCACGAGTGCTCGTCTCCCCATTTGGCAATATTACTTCATCTAAAACAACGTCAATCATCCGTCCTTTAAAAATTTCTTGTCTAGAAATCGTCTTTTCCTCAAACTCTTCAAAGTTCATCATGCAGTTCACCAATCTTTCTATGGATATAATACCTTAATTTTGAAATTTTATCACTTATCGTTCTTTTTGTGAATCCTTTCTTCGCTATAAACCAAGATTCTTAAGACCATATAATAGGCTTCACTTGCTGGATTCTTTAGACTCACATCTGCATTATCACTTAATTCTTTTGATTCAACGGATGCCCAGCCATCGGTTAATTCGAGCTTAAAGTCACCATTTTTAGTGTTGATTACTTCTATTTTTCCTTTTTCATTGCTTGGTTGTTCTTTGGTCTCTTCGGTAGCAGCTTTATCTTCATCTTTAGTGTCACTTACTGCTGAAGAATCTCGCGGTTCATAAAAGACTTCATCGTCACCATAAGAGCCTAGCTCTTCCACACTAGAACTTGTTTCTTCTATATAAACATCATCATCAACTTCTTCTTCGACTATCTTACGGCCAGAACAACCTGTGAGCACTAAACCTACTAATAGTATAGTAATGATTTTAATTTTTTTCACTATCTTTCTCCTTTAGTCCGAATCATTACCTTCTATTATACCTCACGTTTCATTTTTTTTCTCATGTTTCTTTTTGACTTTTTTGTGAACTGTTTCATTGGTTCTACATCTAAAGTAGTAAAAAGTGCCATTTTACCTTGCCATTTCTTACATTTTCCCTAAATATTAAAATCAACCTTTGGACTGATATTCTTTATGGACCCGAATGTGCTAAAATAACTTATATAGCGGAGGTTAACAACTTTCGATGAAATGAATGATTGGAGGGAACTTAAAATGAGAAAAGGAAAATTGATCAAAATAGTTGCTTGTTTATTTTTAACTGGTTTAGTGCTGCGTATTACTCTGGGTATACATACTCCCGTTATCGCCGTAGTTCTTTTGATTCTTATGGTTCTACTTTTTATGGGGTCAAAGAAAAAAAATGGGCCAGAGGAACAATTGCCTAACCTCACTAAAACAAAAGAGGAACATTATGCTAACCTAGGTATGACCGATCAAGAGATTAATTTTTTCCGAGATACAATGAATATAACTAAAAAGCAAATCGTTCAGTTGCAGGAAAATATGAGTGCCTCTACTAAATTAAGAGCGATCGACTTACGTAATGATACGTTACGGGTTTCAAAAGCACTCTTTAAAGAATTAGTGAAAGAACCAAAAAAATTGCATTTAGCGAATCACTTTCTCTACACTCATTTACCAAACTTAGTTGATTTGACAAGTAAATATTTAGAAATCGACGATCATGAGATCAAGAATAAACAAACGTATGAAAAATTAGAGGAAAGTGCTCAAATCATCGACCAAGTATCTAAATTAATCAAAAAAGATTACGAACAATTTGTTTCTGATGATCTAGAAGATCTAGATCTAGAGATAAACGTTGCCAAAAATAGTTTAAAAAGAGATAATGAAAATAATAACAATCAAGAATAGTTACTTTTATGCGTTTAGCTTTTCAGACTAACCTCTCGGGAAATAGATAAAATATGGTTGCGGCAAATAACGCCGCCCTCATATTTTCCTAATTTCCAGTCAAGGTTAAACGAGTCTGATCCGCTTTTATTTTTATCTAGCTGTTCAGACTAACCTCTCGGGAAATAGACAAAATATGGTTGCGGCAAATAACGCCGCCCTCATATTTTCCTAATTTCCAGTCAAGGTTAAACGAGTCTGATCCGCTTTTATTTTAGGAGGAATCATAATGGAAAATGACCCAAAAGATGTAACCCCAGTAAGTGATACACTGGATGATTTATTAAATAATCCGTTTTCGACACCGATCGATTCGTTGACAACAACACAGCAAAGTGAGATTTCTGCTTTGCAAGAACAACAAGTTGCCAGTCGCTTAGTCGATAAACTGCCTGCAGACAGACAAGCGCAAGCAAGAGAGCTTGCTTCAAAAATCGATGTTCAAGATTCACAAGCTGTCATTACTTACGGTTCTGCAGCCCAAACAAAGTTAAGTGAATTTTCACAGTCGATGTTAAACCATGTTCAAGCGCAAGATATTGGTCCTGTTGGCGATTCACTTACCGATTTAATGTATCGTTTGAATGAAGCCAATCCGGATCAACTACGTGCTGGTGAAGGGAATTTCTTTTCAAAAATGCTTGGAAAAGTGAAACAATCCGTTTTTGAGATCACTGCTAAATACCAAAAAATTGGTGCCCAAATCGATAAAATTTCAATCAAATTAGAGCACGAAAAAAATGGTCTTTTAAAAGATAATCTAATGTTAGACCAGCTATATAATAAAAATAAAGACTATTTTGATGCTTTAAATATTTATATTGCCGCTGGTGAATTAAAGATGGAGGAATTACAAACAACGATCATCCCTGAAGCAATGAAAAAAGCAGAAGAATCTGGTGATCAGATGGATGTTCAAATCGCCAATGATTACACGCAATTTTTAGACCGTTTGGATAAACGGACTCATGATTTGCGTTTAGCACGTCAAATCACAATTCAACAAGCACCACAAATTCGTTTGATTCAAAACACAAACCAAGCTTTGGCTGAAAAAATCCAAGCTTCGGTCAACACAGCGATTCCTCTTTGGAAAAACCAAGTTGTCATTGCTTTGACTCTATTACGTCAAAAAGATGCGGTTACAGCGCAACGTCAAGTATCTGAAACAACCAATGATCTATTAAAGAAAAATTCTGAAATGTTGAAAATCTCTGCAATCGAGACTGCTAAAGAAAATGAACGTGGAATCGTTGATATTGATACATTACAAAAAACACAAAATGATTTAGTCGAAACAATCCAAGAAACCTTACGAATTCAGCAAGAAGGAAAAGAAAAACGCCGTGCTGCTGAGATCGAATTAGGTCATATGGAAGAAGATTTAAAGAGCAGATTATTAGAATTAACGCAATAAACTGTTGCTGACAATTTAATTAAAAAACAAGAGCGATCCAATGCAGATAATGCATTGGATCGCTCTTGTTTTTCAATTTCTCTATTTAACACGTATTTAGCTAAAATAAATAGCGCTGTGTTTTGAACAATTCGGGTTGAATAACTGTCCGCAATTTAAGCATCCAGACTGTTTTTTATATTCATCTGCAGTCATTTCAAACTGACAAACTCCACATAATACAATTTTTGCACCAGGATCTGCTACAAGCGGCCACGGCATAAAAT
The Enterococcus silesiacus DNA segment above includes these coding regions:
- a CDS encoding ABC transporter, producing the protein MSETVLALKNVRKNFGKEEVLNSVSLEVKKGDIYGLIGRNGSGKTTIMKLIAGLSEQTSGEIILLGKTKHSKEYSTVLQRIGSVIEEPAAFNNLTAYENMKIICIQKGIHDLTIIEEMLAFVNLADTNKKKFKHFSLGMKQRLGIAMALVNNPDFLILDEPINGLDPIAIIEFREIIERTNREKNTTILISSHILTELYHVSTRFGFIHNGQIIQEIAKEKFDASNTEVIVVKVADVNKAAVVLKERIGDQFEVVQEDEIHIFSNDLLVREINLLLVVNGVMVDFIGKKENSLESYYTNLVRNMEEKI
- a CDS encoding low temperature requirement protein A, coding for MQVLKKEVSEFELFYDLIFAYAISRIASILFVDTNQMLSFKSLGEFLMLTLVFWTIWTYQTVFANRFSIKNKTSALFLFFDMFWVMILAQAINVDFEKTHFTFVGATSILFFSIALQYYLKMKSTEDTVVKKLCYQLTMILCASGLIGFSTILPWGTYAIRFAVYAVSILITAFFPIVMKKGLEDFPTNFGHLTERYNLFTLLLFGEAVIAVASTIVFNKISIGSVFFFLVVIVLFLFYNTIYKSGMDRQKATAGLVLIHSHYFIFVGLGLSIVLYENYVDNDIQPLFFSLCLAVSLLCFLGGTLINMIFYTKKEHNYRPFISKSVLYFAGWIVVSLLLQDFMVPFLFVNVVFLLFLLYQVKQEFKGLTRASRKLR
- a CDS encoding isochorismatase, whose amino-acid sequence is MKALISIDYTNDFVATNGTLTTGSAGQAIEQAILTVTATFNENNDFVVYAIDRHEQNDPYHPENALFPAHNIAGTNGRKLYGKLADVYEQTREQETVYWIDKRHYSAFSGTDLDVRLRERGITELHLVGVCTDICVLHTAVDAYNLGYQIIIHKNAVASFDPIGHEWALNHFKQTLGVEIVE
- a CDS encoding 5'-methylthioadenosine nucleosidase (enables the cleavage of the glycosidic bond in both 5'-methylthioadenosine and S-adenosylhomocysteine); this encodes MKIGIIGAMDQEVKILKETLSDTRSWERAGALFISGSLGRHEVIVVRSGIGKVLSAVTTTLLIHQYGVNMVINTGSAGGIGKGLAVGDLVIADKLAYFDVDVTGFGYKPGQLPGMPLYYESSDYLKLEMKKAAESTGMSIHHGLIVTGDSFVNDKEKVKDIITDFPEALACEMEGAAIAQAAAQFNIPFLVVRAISDTADHEASQTFDEFIEEAGEKSAKMVINFVEHLV
- a CDS encoding ADP-ribose pyrophosphatase — its product is MMNFEEFEEKTISRQEIFKGRMIDVVLDEVILPNGETSTRELVFHPGAVAVIPITADNKLIMVKQFRKPMEKVLLEIPAGKIDPGEHDYPKETAERELEEETGYRANQLTFVTSMYVSPGFANELLHIYLAEDLEKVPNPRPQDDDEVLELYTLTLEEAKAEIATGLICDAKTIFAVQYWELQQLKKLLKEDKR
- a CDS encoding 5-bromo-4-chloroindolyl phosphate hydrolysis protein, with protein sequence MLRITLGIHTPVIAVVLLILMVLLFMGSKKKNGPEEQLPNLTKTKEEHYANLGMTDQEINFFRDTMNITKKQIVQLQENMSASTKLRAIDLRNDTLRVSKALFKELVKEPKKLHLANHFLYTHLPNLVDLTSKYLEIDDHEIKNKQTYEKLEESAQIIDQVSKLIKKDYEQFVSDDLEDLDLEINVAKNSLKRDNENNNNQE
- a CDS encoding tellurite resistance protein TelA codes for the protein MENDPKDVTPVSDTLDDLLNNPFSTPIDSLTTTQQSEISALQEQQVASRLVDKLPADRQAQARELASKIDVQDSQAVITYGSAAQTKLSEFSQSMLNHVQAQDIGPVGDSLTDLMYRLNEANPDQLRAGEGNFFSKMLGKVKQSVFEITAKYQKIGAQIDKISIKLEHEKNGLLKDNLMLDQLYNKNKDYFDALNIYIAAGELKMEELQTTIIPEAMKKAEESGDQMDVQIANDYTQFLDRLDKRTHDLRLARQITIQQAPQIRLIQNTNQALAEKIQASVNTAIPLWKNQVVIALTLLRQKDAVTAQRQVSETTNDLLKKNSEMLKISAIETAKENERGIVDIDTLQKTQNDLVETIQETLRIQQEGKEKRRAAEIELGHMEEDLKSRLLELTQ